A window of the Thermococcus sp. M39 genome harbors these coding sequences:
- a CDS encoding 7-carboxy-7-deazaguanine synthase QueE, with translation MKLILAEIFNSWQGEGGSVEGSAFGRRQIFVRFAGCDLRCVWCDSRQFIDASRVLQWRYEVEPFSGKFKYKPNPASLDEVIDVILNLDTGDIHSISYTGGEPTLQIKPLMALMEKMSELGFKNFLETHGGFPEKIAEIAYLVDYASVDIKDETARATEDWRDLVLREVESIKVLKKAGANVYAKLVVTKDTKLENIEWYASLLKSLAPMVIQPKEPIDLTQKQLMEFYKAAAKILGRENVGLSFQVHKYLNVL, from the coding sequence ATGAAGCTTATCCTAGCAGAAATATTTAACAGCTGGCAGGGTGAAGGCGGAAGCGTAGAGGGCTCAGCTTTTGGGAGGAGGCAGATTTTTGTCAGATTTGCTGGCTGCGACCTTAGATGTGTGTGGTGCGACTCGAGACAGTTCATAGATGCCTCAAGAGTTTTACAGTGGCGCTACGAGGTTGAGCCTTTTTCTGGGAAATTTAAATACAAGCCCAATCCAGCCAGCTTGGATGAAGTGATTGATGTTATTTTGAACCTTGACACGGGGGATATTCATTCAATCAGCTACACTGGAGGGGAGCCAACCCTACAAATTAAGCCTTTAATGGCATTAATGGAAAAAATGAGTGAACTCGGATTTAAGAACTTCCTCGAAACTCATGGAGGTTTTCCAGAGAAGATTGCCGAGATTGCCTATCTTGTTGATTACGCAAGCGTTGACATAAAAGATGAGACTGCAAGGGCAACAGAGGATTGGAGAGATTTAGTTCTAAGAGAAGTTGAGAGCATTAAAGTGTTGAAGAAAGCGGGTGCAAATGTTTACGCTAAGCTTGTAGTTACAAAAGATACCAAACTTGAAAACATCGAGTGGTATGCTTCTCTCCTCAAAAGCTTAGCTCCAATGGTAATTCAGCCAAAGGAGCCAATTGATTTGACACAAAAGCAGCTGATGGAGTTTTACAAAGCTGCTGCTAAGATTTTGGGGAGAGAAAACGTTGGACTGAGCTTTCAAGTTCATAAGTACTTGAATGTTTTGTGA
- the dapA gene encoding 4-hydroxy-tetrahydrodipicolinate synthase: protein MFRLIEGIYVPHVTPFDDDEEINEEALRELIHYFENAKVSGFVTLGSNGEFPYLSFEEKMRVLKIVCEETNLPVIAGVTENSTRETIRLAKEAWNLGVDALLIAPPYYFKPNEKELFAHYSAIAQSVEAPILIYNVPKFTGINIPIEVIERLVDEYSNIVGIKDSSGSIGRISELIRRLGKDMSILAGTADLIYPALALGAHGAVIAVANVAPRLCVELYTAFLEKKYDRAKRLQLMINYLNEVLVKKYNQISAIKEAMNMLGLNVGYPRMPSLLLDEQALQEIEFVLAEVGLL from the coding sequence GTGTTCCGCTTGATTGAAGGCATATATGTTCCCCATGTAACGCCTTTCGATGATGATGAGGAGATTAATGAAGAAGCACTGAGAGAGCTCATTCACTATTTTGAGAACGCAAAAGTGAGCGGTTTCGTGACTTTAGGGAGCAACGGTGAGTTTCCATATCTGAGCTTTGAAGAAAAGATGAGAGTTTTAAAAATAGTTTGTGAAGAGACGAACCTGCCAGTTATTGCTGGTGTGACTGAAAATTCCACGCGAGAGACCATAAGATTGGCAAAAGAGGCTTGGAATCTTGGTGTTGATGCCCTTTTGATAGCTCCCCCTTACTATTTCAAACCCAATGAAAAGGAGCTCTTCGCCCACTATTCTGCAATAGCTCAGAGCGTTGAAGCCCCAATTCTGATTTACAACGTTCCCAAGTTTACTGGCATAAACATTCCAATTGAAGTAATTGAGCGCTTGGTTGATGAGTATTCAAACATAGTAGGGATTAAAGATTCAAGCGGCTCAATTGGGAGGATAAGTGAGCTTATCAGAAGGCTTGGCAAAGACATGAGCATCTTAGCCGGAACAGCTGATTTAATTTATCCTGCCTTGGCATTAGGGGCTCATGGGGCAGTTATAGCCGTTGCAAATGTTGCTCCCCGCTTATGTGTTGAGCTTTACACAGCTTTTCTTGAGAAGAAATACGACAGAGCTAAACGCCTTCAGCTGATGATAAACTATCTCAATGAAGTTCTCGTAAAAAAATACAATCAGATAAGTGCAATAAAGGAAGCTATGAACATGCTCGGCTTAAATGTCGGATATCCAAGGATGCCTTCCCTGTTGCTCGATGAGCAGGCTCTTCAAGAGATTGAATTTGTACTTGCAGAGGTTGGATTATTGTGA
- a CDS encoding PfkB family carbohydrate kinase: protein MKCIIIGHLTHDIIIRGNTKIERIGGGAYYSALVLSPFCDVEVITKVSKSFPREWLKELEEKGIKVTVLPSKETTTYELRYLDENTRILKLLAKAEPFKPEEIPHENADIVILNPVANEIPIEIVNHLRNFISLDVQGFVREFKDGIVETRDVDASFLERVKVAHADVNEFRMLSNLRYPEVMVISNGADRGEAIYRGNRYHFEPLKMPVAETTGAGDSFLAYFSYFYKQCPFMQALKKAVSFTAFFLKHRTPFFDFDEATENAKNVEVEKIMTDEETSAR, encoded by the coding sequence ATGAAATGCATCATAATAGGGCATCTAACCCATGATATAATAATCAGAGGAAACACCAAAATCGAGAGAATTGGTGGGGGAGCATACTATTCTGCTCTTGTCCTCTCGCCTTTCTGCGATGTGGAAGTTATAACTAAAGTTAGCAAGAGCTTCCCAAGAGAATGGCTGAAGGAGCTTGAAGAAAAAGGAATAAAGGTTACAGTCCTACCATCGAAGGAAACAACAACTTACGAGCTTAGATATCTTGACGAAAACACGAGAATTCTCAAGTTGCTGGCCAAAGCTGAGCCCTTCAAACCAGAAGAAATCCCTCATGAGAATGCTGACATAGTAATTTTAAATCCCGTTGCTAATGAGATTCCGATTGAAATAGTAAACCACCTAAGGAACTTTATATCTCTTGATGTTCAAGGGTTTGTGAGAGAATTTAAAGACGGGATCGTTGAAACCAGAGATGTTGATGCATCTTTTCTAGAGAGAGTTAAGGTTGCTCATGCCGATGTCAACGAATTTAGGATGCTCAGCAATCTAAGGTATCCTGAGGTTATGGTGATCTCAAACGGTGCTGACAGAGGAGAAGCAATCTATAGGGGAAATAGATATCACTTTGAACCTCTAAAGATGCCCGTTGCTGAAACAACGGGGGCTGGGGACTCATTTTTAGCCTACTTTTCATACTTTTACAAGCAGTGCCCATTCATGCAGGCTCTGAAGAAAGCTGTATCATTCACTGCGTTCTTCCTCAAACACCGCACTCCGTTCTTTGATTTTGATGAAGCCACAGAAAACGCTAAAAACGTGGAAGTTGAGAAAATAATGACCGATGAAGAAACGTCAGCACGCTGA
- a CDS encoding NUDIX hydrolase, protein MDRYVLLIKAPKGYDITPVKEDIRKLLSEKYPKLKAELYRCIGLTVDLVILYKNGVVLIKRRHEPFKDHWALPGGFVDYGERVEDAAIREAKEETGLDVELIKLIGVYSDPNRDPRGHTVTAAFLAKGYGELKSGDDAKEAKIFSFDEIKSLKLAFDHAKIIEDALRILKEANL, encoded by the coding sequence ATGGACAGATACGTTCTGCTAATTAAGGCTCCTAAAGGTTACGACATAACCCCAGTTAAAGAGGACATTAGAAAGCTCCTTTCAGAAAAATACCCCAAATTAAAAGCTGAACTTTACAGATGCATTGGATTGACGGTTGATTTGGTTATTCTCTACAAAAATGGGGTTGTTCTGATAAAACGCAGACATGAGCCTTTCAAAGATCACTGGGCTTTGCCAGGCGGCTTCGTTGATTACGGGGAGAGAGTAGAAGATGCAGCAATTAGAGAGGCAAAGGAGGAGACAGGGCTAGATGTTGAGCTGATAAAGCTCATTGGGGTTTACAGCGATCCTAACAGAGACCCAAGAGGACATACAGTTACAGCGGCGTTTTTAGCTAAAGGTTATGGAGAGCTGAAAAGCGGTGATGATGCCAAAGAAGCAAAAATTTTCAGCTTTGATGAGATTAAAAGCTTAAAGCTGGCTTTTGATCATGCAAAGATAATAGAAGACGCTCTGAGGATTTTAAAGGAGGCGAACCTATGA
- a CDS encoding Mth938-like domain-containing protein: protein MIDSVKFGEIIVEGKRYTHDIVIYPSGKIEHRKKELSKKKHGTSHKFDPDELKEYLKEDFDVLIVGTGIYGALKLLPEAKELVKDKEVIEKPTPEAIKLFNELRKEKKVLGVFHITC from the coding sequence ATGATTGACTCTGTGAAGTTTGGCGAGATTATTGTCGAAGGGAAGAGATATACCCATGACATCGTTATCTATCCCTCTGGAAAGATTGAGCACAGGAAGAAGGAGCTTTCAAAGAAAAAGCATGGGACAAGTCATAAGTTTGATCCAGATGAGCTGAAGGAGTATCTTAAGGAGGATTTTGACGTTTTGATCGTTGGAACCGGGATTTATGGGGCTTTAAAGCTATTACCGGAAGCTAAGGAACTTGTCAAAGACAAGGAAGTTATAGAGAAACCAACACCAGAGGCGATAAAGCTCTTCAATGAGCTGAGAAAAGAGAAGAAGGTATTGGGAGTTTTTCACATTACATGCTAA